One Chloroflexota bacterium DNA segment encodes these proteins:
- the sufC gene encoding Fe-S cluster assembly ATPase SufC encodes MSNELEIKNLHVQVEGKAILKGIDLAIQKGEIHAIMGPNGSGKSTLANTLAGHPKYQVTEGDILYNGVSILEWGADERAQKGMFLAFQYPMAIPGVTVANFLRTALNARRKATGTNGSGKPISIPEFRKLMREKMAVLKLDDAFATRYLNDGFSGGEKKRVEILQMAVLNPEFAVLDETDSGLDIDALRVVAEGVNSLTGPNLGVLLITHYQRLLNYIKPHFVHVMVNGKFAVSGGPELALRLEDQGYDWIIEAETTK; translated from the coding sequence ATGTCGAACGAACTCGAAATCAAAAATCTGCACGTCCAAGTCGAAGGGAAAGCAATTCTCAAAGGGATTGATCTGGCGATCCAAAAAGGCGAGATTCACGCGATCATGGGTCCCAACGGGTCGGGCAAATCTACACTCGCCAATACGTTGGCAGGGCATCCCAAGTATCAAGTGACTGAAGGCGATATTCTGTACAACGGCGTGAGTATTCTCGAATGGGGCGCCGACGAACGCGCACAGAAAGGAATGTTCCTGGCGTTTCAATATCCGATGGCGATTCCCGGCGTGACGGTCGCGAACTTTTTACGCACCGCGCTGAACGCGCGCCGCAAAGCGACCGGCACGAACGGCAGCGGCAAACCGATCAGCATCCCCGAGTTTCGCAAATTGATGCGCGAGAAAATGGCGGTCTTGAAGCTCGACGACGCGTTTGCGACGCGCTATCTCAACGACGGTTTTTCCGGCGGCGAAAAGAAACGCGTCGAGATTTTGCAAATGGCGGTGCTCAATCCCGAATTCGCGGTGCTCGACGAAACCGATTCGGGTCTCGACATTGACGCACTGCGCGTCGTCGCCGAAGGCGTGAACTCGTTGACCGGTCCGAACCTCGGCGTGCTTCTCATCACGCACTACCAACGTTTGCTGAATTACATCAAACCGCATTTCGTGCACGTGATGGTGAACGGCAAATTCGCCGTATCCGGCGGTCCCGAACTCGCGTTGCGCTTGGAAGACCAAGGGTACGATTGGATTATCGAAGCTGAAACGACGAAATAG
- a CDS encoding cupin domain-containing protein: MTNSASDEIIVVRPDTTTMTRQRLPYFVGVSSATTGATGISMNLVVIPPGGAAQPHLHRGYETAIYILKGRVETRYGAGLKKRIVNEAGDFLFIPADVPHQPVNLSQTEVAQAIVARNDPNEQENVVVYAPNKAT; the protein is encoded by the coding sequence ATGACGAACTCTGCATCCGACGAGATTATCGTCGTGCGACCGGATACCACAACGATGACACGACAACGTTTGCCGTACTTTGTCGGCGTGTCGAGCGCGACCACCGGCGCGACCGGGATTTCGATGAACCTGGTCGTGATTCCACCGGGCGGCGCGGCGCAACCGCATTTGCATCGCGGGTACGAGACCGCCATCTACATTCTCAAGGGGCGCGTCGAAACGCGGTACGGCGCGGGGTTGAAAAAAAGAATCGTCAACGAGGCGGGGGATTTTTTGTTTATCCCGGCGGATGTGCCGCATCAGCCGGTCAACTTGAGCCAGACCGAGGTCGCGCAAGCGATTGTCGCGCGTAACGATCCGAACGAGCAAGAGAACGTCGTCGTGTACGCTCCAAATAAAGCGACCTGA
- a CDS encoding VOC family protein encodes MLKLNSIMIGTKQTQALATFYEKVIGKPADMVDSENGFFGWQLGSAYFSVLEHSEMAGNAKEPGRVMFNFETTQVKEEFERIRTLGGRVIREPYEMGGGWIATLADPDGNLFQLVTPFPMG; translated from the coding sequence ATGTTGAAACTCAATTCCATCATGATTGGAACAAAACAAACCCAAGCGTTGGCGACTTTCTATGAAAAGGTCATTGGAAAGCCAGCCGACATGGTCGATAGCGAGAATGGTTTTTTTGGCTGGCAACTTGGCAGCGCCTATTTCTCCGTTTTAGAGCATTCCGAAATGGCGGGTAATGCGAAAGAGCCAGGGCGTGTCATGTTCAATTTTGAAACCACGCAGGTCAAAGAGGAATTTGAGAGAATTCGAACTCTAGGCGGTCGGGTTATTCGAGAACCCTATGAAATGGGGGGTGGGTGGATTGCGACATTGGCTGACCCAGACGGCAACCTCTTTCAATTGGTAACTCCATTTCCGATGGGATGA
- a CDS encoding SUF system NifU family Fe-S cluster assembly protein: MDDLYRELILDHYQHPHNHGDIPGADISYEDSNPLCGDKIRFDIKVKNGVIEDVKFNGKGCAISQASASMLTDELIGKSLEDVKRLDKQFILDMLGIPLGPSRIKCALLPLKVVKAGAYGITAWPDEEED, encoded by the coding sequence ATGGACGACCTTTACCGCGAACTCATTCTCGATCACTATCAACATCCGCACAACCACGGCGATATTCCGGGCGCGGATATTTCGTACGAAGACTCGAATCCACTCTGCGGCGACAAGATTCGTTTTGACATCAAGGTCAAGAACGGCGTCATCGAAGATGTGAAATTCAACGGCAAGGGCTGCGCGATCAGCCAGGCGTCCGCTTCGATGCTCACCGACGAATTGATCGGCAAGTCGCTCGAGGATGTCAAGCGGCTCGACAAGCAATTCATCCTCGATATGCTGGGGATTCCGCTCGGACCTTCGCGCATCAAGTGCGCGTTGCTCCCGCTCAAAGTCGTCAAAGCCGGCGCGTATGGCATCACCGCATGGCCCGATGAGGAAGAAGATTAA
- a CDS encoding pyridoxal phosphate-dependent aminotransferase has protein sequence MTLSNLARSIAASPTLAMNEEARLLRERGEPVIHLGIGEPKNKTPMTAILSAGAKLSTGDIKYAPTDGLPSLKKAIIRYTEENYGTAVAPENIIVSTGAKQSIYNVLYSLLNPQEEVIILAPYWVSYPEMVKMCYGVPIVVTPEDGSFTPRIQEIERVISANTKAIILNSPNNPSGNVYCGDFVAQVIELCERKGIYVIADDIYHKLIFDGIHAPPAIRYSKYDLDTSKIIIINGVSKLYGMTGFRIGWAVANRKLIEVMTNVQSQTTSCASPLDQAAAEGALNGPQSAVESLRLMIENNRDVMMQELQAFTGVKIHKPAGTFYCLPDFRAFTNNSVELSQLLLKKALVVTVPGKEFGMEGHLRLSYVGSIKDLTEGIARIRWALDPTSPNEIYIGDKRYIRDWL, from the coding sequence ATGACCCTCAGTAACCTAGCGCGATCCATCGCCGCCTCACCGACGCTCGCGATGAATGAAGAAGCGCGTCTTTTGCGCGAGCGCGGCGAGCCCGTCATCCACCTCGGCATCGGCGAGCCGAAGAACAAGACGCCGATGACCGCGATCCTCTCTGCCGGCGCGAAACTTTCAACCGGCGACATCAAGTACGCGCCCACCGATGGTCTGCCTTCATTGAAGAAAGCAATCATTCGTTACACGGAAGAAAATTATGGGACCGCCGTCGCTCCCGAGAACATCATCGTCTCCACCGGCGCCAAGCAATCCATCTACAACGTGCTCTACAGTCTGCTCAATCCGCAGGAAGAAGTCATCATCCTCGCGCCATACTGGGTTAGTTATCCGGAAATGGTCAAGATGTGTTACGGCGTGCCAATTGTCGTCACGCCGGAGGATGGTAGTTTCACGCCGCGCATTCAGGAAATCGAGCGCGTGATTAGCGCGAACACGAAAGCCATCATCCTCAACAGCCCGAACAATCCATCGGGCAACGTGTACTGCGGCGACTTTGTCGCGCAGGTAATCGAGTTGTGCGAACGCAAAGGCATTTACGTCATCGCCGACGATATCTATCACAAACTCATCTTCGACGGCATCCACGCGCCGCCCGCGATCCGGTATTCGAAATACGATCTCGATACAAGCAAGATCATCATCATCAACGGCGTGTCGAAATTGTACGGCATGACCGGGTTCCGCATCGGCTGGGCGGTCGCCAATCGCAAACTGATCGAAGTGATGACGAACGTGCAAAGCCAGACCACGTCGTGCGCGTCGCCGCTCGACCAAGCCGCCGCCGAAGGCGCGCTCAACGGTCCGCAAAGCGCGGTCGAAAGTTTGCGCTTGATGATCGAAAATAATCGCGACGTAATGATGCAAGAATTGCAAGCGTTCACCGGCGTCAAAATCCACAAGCCCGCCGGCACGTTTTACTGCCTGCCCGATTTTCGCGCGTTCACCAACAACTCGGTCGAACTGTCGCAACTGTTGTTGAAAAAGGCGCTCGTCGTCACCGTGCCCGGCAAGGAATTCGGCATGGAAGGACATTTGCGCCTCAGCTACGTCGGCTCGATCAAGGATCTCACCGAAGGCATCGCACGCATTCGCTGGGCGCTCGATCCAACTTCGCCGAACGAAATTTACATCGGCGACAAACGCTACATTAGGGATTGGCTATGA
- a CDS encoding sulfurtransferase, producing the protein MSTYTHPEVLVETDWVAQHLNDKNLRIVESDEDILLYEVGHVPGAVKIDWHTDLQDQVVRDYVGKRAFDELLSSRGIANDTTVVFYGDKNNWWACYAFWVFKLFGHEKCLVMNGGRQKWIAENRPLSKDVPSYSRTKYAAKDRDDKTIRAFRDQVSQHVNAKKPLVDVRSPQEYSGELLHMPGYPQEGALRGGHIPGAKSIPWAKAVREDGTFKSADELKALYEPQGVTADKDVIAYCRIGERSSHTWFVLTYLLGFPNVRNYDGSWTEWGNLVGAPIEK; encoded by the coding sequence ATGAGTACGTACACACATCCCGAAGTGTTGGTGGAGACCGACTGGGTCGCCCAACACTTGAACGATAAGAATCTCCGCATCGTCGAATCCGACGAAGATATTTTGCTGTACGAAGTCGGGCACGTGCCGGGCGCCGTCAAAATAGATTGGCACACGGACTTGCAAGATCAAGTCGTGCGCGATTACGTCGGCAAGCGCGCCTTTGATGAACTGTTGTCAAGTCGCGGCATCGCGAACGACACGACCGTCGTGTTCTACGGCGACAAGAACAATTGGTGGGCGTGCTACGCGTTCTGGGTATTCAAGTTGTTCGGTCACGAAAAATGTTTGGTGATGAACGGCGGTCGGCAGAAATGGATCGCGGAAAATCGTCCGCTTTCGAAAGATGTGCCGAGCTATTCGCGCACCAAGTATGCGGCGAAAGATCGCGACGACAAAACGATACGCGCGTTCCGCGATCAGGTTTCGCAACACGTCAATGCGAAGAAACCGCTGGTGGACGTGCGCTCGCCGCAAGAGTATTCGGGCGAATTGTTGCACATGCCGGGTTATCCGCAAGAAGGCGCGTTGCGCGGCGGTCACATTCCGGGCGCGAAAAGTATTCCCTGGGCAAAAGCGGTACGCGAAGATGGCACGTTCAAATCGGCGGATGAGTTGAAAGCGTTGTACGAACCGCAAGGCGTCACCGCCGACAAAGACGTGATCGCGTATTGCCGCATCGGCGAACGCTCGTCCCACACCTGGTTCGTGTTGACATACCTGCTCGGCTTTCCAAACGTCCGCAATTACGATGGCTCGTGGACCGAGTGGGGCAATCTCGTCGGCGCGCCTATCGAAAAGTGA
- a CDS encoding non-heme iron oxygenase ferredoxin subunit, producing the protein MPTFITVAKLGEVPPGKMKTFVVNSKRVLIANVQGNFFATQDLCTHDNGPLGDGELFGEEVECPRHGARFNVQTGKATQMPAIMPIKTFPVQVNGDDIQVAFG; encoded by the coding sequence ATGCCCACCTTCATCACTGTCGCCAAATTGGGCGAGGTTCCGCCCGGTAAAATGAAGACGTTCGTCGTGAACAGCAAACGCGTGCTCATCGCGAATGTGCAAGGCAACTTTTTCGCGACGCAAGACTTGTGCACGCACGACAACGGACCGCTCGGCGATGGCGAGTTGTTCGGCGAAGAAGTCGAATGCCCGCGACACGGGGCGCGGTTCAACGTTCAGACCGGCAAGGCGACCCAAATGCCAGCGATCATGCCAATTAAAACATTCCCCGTGCAAGTGAACGGCGACGATATTCAAGTCGCGTTTGGTTGA
- a CDS encoding ferredoxin family protein, producing the protein MAYVIAEPCIGTKDAACVNVCPVDCIHPRKDENFEPVQQLYIDPDTCIDCGACVPECPVSAIFPEPDLKDEWKSFTGKNADYFKLAADAFQAKWGSAGKTV; encoded by the coding sequence ATGGCGTACGTGATTGCCGAACCCTGCATCGGAACGAAGGATGCTGCATGCGTGAATGTCTGCCCGGTGGACTGCATCCATCCTCGCAAGGATGAGAACTTTGAACCAGTCCAGCAATTGTACATTGATCCGGACACTTGCATTGATTGTGGCGCGTGCGTGCCCGAATGCCCGGTCAGCGCGATCTTCCCCGAACCGGACTTGAAGGATGAATGGAAGTCGTTCACGGGTAAGAACGCCGATTACTTCAAACTCGCCGCCGATGCGTTCCAAGCCAAGTGGGGCTCGGCTGGCAAGACGGTGTAA
- a CDS encoding DUF59 domain-containing protein, translated as MDNQTLQSNTANLSDEGMPGQIKTALRQVKDPEIGLDVIQLGLIREIILDDAAPEIKMMLTTPFCPYGGWLIQQVQDTASQAYGKKFKVTVLPEMWDQNYMEDPGLLMGW; from the coding sequence ATGGACAATCAAACGCTTCAGAGTAACACTGCGAACTTGAGCGACGAAGGAATGCCCGGTCAAATCAAAACGGCGTTGCGCCAGGTCAAAGATCCGGAAATCGGATTGGATGTGATTCAACTCGGGCTCATTCGCGAGATCATCCTGGACGACGCCGCGCCGGAAATCAAAATGATGTTGACCACCCCGTTCTGTCCGTACGGCGGTTGGCTGATCCAACAAGTTCAAGACACCGCGTCGCAAGCGTACGGCAAGAAATTCAAGGTCACGGTGCTTCCCGAAATGTGGGATCAAAATTATATGGAAGACCCAGGATTGTTGATGGGGTGGTAA
- a CDS encoding SUF system NifU family Fe-S cluster assembly protein has translation MERQEYIEFILDHFNNPRNRGVIEEPDILVNGGNPGCGDVVTMYLKLDEQDRITDIKFEGHGCTISMAGASLITEMVLGKTLAEIEAMSYAPLIDQMGQDVVKSRLRCATLGTDTLKGAAREYPSRKALGQKLIQPIILAHTLQTE, from the coding sequence ATGGAACGCCAGGAATACATCGAGTTCATTCTCGATCACTTTAACAACCCGCGCAATCGGGGCGTCATTGAAGAACCGGATATTCTCGTCAACGGCGGGAATCCGGGCTGCGGCGATGTCGTGACGATGTATCTGAAACTGGACGAGCAGGATCGCATCACCGACATCAAGTTCGAGGGACACGGTTGCACGATCAGTATGGCGGGCGCATCGCTCATCACCGAAATGGTCCTCGGCAAGACACTCGCCGAAATTGAAGCGATGTCGTACGCGCCGTTAATTGACCAAATGGGGCAAGATGTGGTAAAATCGCGATTGCGATGCGCGACACTCGGCACAGACACGTTGAAAGGCGCGGCACGCGAGTATCCCAGTCGCAAAGCGTTGGGTCAGAAATTGATTCAACCAATTATCTTAGCCCATACCCTCCAAACTGAATAA
- the sufD gene encoding Fe-S cluster assembly protein SufD yields the protein MASTVATMNKTETGFSKNAIETLSRAKHEPEWMLARRLEAWHLYEETPLPASNDELWRRTKLDTLNLDAAIPFALTNAANALSALPEKFQHITNDANAGGVLAQYNSANAYARLADDLKKRGVIFCDLDAAIREHPDLVKQYLMTQAVTYTENRYASAKPRTSTTGKHEGGGYGDTIGDMKFAALHGAFLSGGTFLYVPRNVVIDLPLQTLTYFDAAAVAMFTHTLVVLEDGASVKLIENYASSQNEAQRFSNGAVELILKPGANLQYFHLQDFARNVWHFSSQTALLNRDTNLTWLTGTLGSGATKAFLDCKMLGKGSNAALLGFFFGDGEQRFDQHTFQNHIVGNSTSDLLFKGALKDRAYSAFRGLIRVNPDAQRSDAYQANRNLLLSQTSHADSIPELEIEANDVRCTHGATVGPVEPEQIFYAMARGIDRVQAERLIVEGFFDPLMQKIPLESIRDELAAVIEAKIGI from the coding sequence GTGGCTAGCACTGTCGCAACAATGAACAAAACTGAAACTGGGTTTTCCAAGAACGCGATTGAAACACTCTCGCGCGCCAAGCATGAACCCGAATGGATGCTCGCGCGGCGTCTCGAAGCGTGGCATCTGTACGAAGAAACACCGTTGCCCGCGTCGAATGACGAACTGTGGCGACGCACGAAACTCGACACGCTGAATCTCGACGCGGCGATTCCGTTTGCGCTGACGAACGCGGCAAACGCGTTGAGCGCGTTGCCGGAAAAATTTCAGCACATCACGAACGACGCGAACGCAGGCGGCGTGCTCGCGCAATACAATTCGGCGAACGCGTACGCGCGGCTCGCCGACGATCTCAAAAAACGCGGCGTGATTTTCTGCGATCTCGACGCCGCAATTCGTGAACATCCCGACCTCGTCAAACAGTACTTGATGACGCAAGCCGTCACGTACACCGAGAATCGCTACGCGTCCGCGAAACCGCGCACGAGCACCACCGGCAAACACGAAGGCGGCGGCTATGGCGACACGATTGGCGATATGAAATTCGCCGCATTGCACGGCGCGTTTCTCAGCGGCGGCACGTTCCTCTACGTGCCGCGCAATGTCGTGATTGATCTGCCGTTGCAAACGCTCACGTACTTTGACGCCGCCGCTGTGGCGATGTTCACGCACACACTCGTCGTGCTCGAAGACGGCGCGTCGGTCAAGTTGATCGAGAACTATGCATCGTCGCAAAACGAAGCGCAACGTTTCTCCAACGGCGCGGTCGAACTGATTTTGAAACCTGGGGCGAACTTGCAGTATTTCCATTTGCAAGATTTCGCGCGCAACGTGTGGCATTTTTCGTCGCAGACCGCGTTGCTCAATCGAGACACGAATCTGACCTGGCTTACGGGCACGCTCGGCAGCGGCGCGACGAAAGCGTTTCTCGACTGCAAAATGCTGGGCAAAGGATCGAACGCGGCATTGCTCGGTTTCTTTTTCGGCGACGGCGAGCAACGCTTCGATCAACACACGTTCCAGAATCATATCGTCGGCAATTCGACAAGCGACTTGCTCTTCAAAGGCGCGCTCAAAGACCGGGCGTACTCGGCGTTTCGCGGCTTGATTCGCGTCAACCCCGACGCGCAACGTTCCGATGCGTACCAGGCGAATCGCAATCTCTTGTTGAGCCAAACTTCGCACGCCGACTCGATTCCCGAATTGGAAATCGAAGCGAACGACGTGCGGTGCACGCACGGCGCGACCGTCGGTCCCGTCGAGCCGGAACAAATTTTTTACGCGATGGCGCGCGGCATTGACCGCGTGCAGGCAGAGCGGCTCATCGTCGAAGGATTCTTCGATCCGCTGATGCAAAAGATTCCACTCGAATCTATTCGCGACGAACTCGCGGCGGTGATTGAAGCCAAGATCGGCATCTAA
- a CDS encoding cysteine desulfurase, with translation MSHSGLNVSAIREDFPLLQQIVNGKPLVYLDSAATSQKPEAVLAALNEYYHKYNANIHRGVYSIAEEATARYEAARKKVQKFINAKSYREVIYTRNATEALNLVAYSWGRANIHPGDEIVTTVLEHHSNIVPWQILAQEMGAVLKHIRVDDQGLLLPEDIAALITEKTKLVAVTMMSNVAGTITPINDLIARAHAVGARVVVDAAQSVPHMPVDVQALDCDFLAFSGHKMLAPFVGVLYGKRALLEAMPPFMAGGDMIREVFLDHSTWNDLPHKFEAGTPAIAEAIGLGAAVDYLTALGMDNVRAHERDLVAYALDQISALDHVRVIGPHDPNQRGGVVAFSIPEAHPHDVATIFDREGICVRAGHHCAMPLHDFFGLAATTRASFYIYNIPEEVDKLVETLKKVKTIFKG, from the coding sequence GTGTCTCATTCTGGATTAAACGTTTCAGCCATTCGCGAAGATTTTCCTCTGCTCCAACAAATTGTCAACGGCAAGCCGCTCGTCTATCTCGACAGCGCGGCTACGTCGCAAAAGCCGGAAGCGGTGCTCGCGGCGCTCAATGAGTACTATCACAAATATAACGCGAACATTCATCGCGGCGTGTACTCGATTGCCGAAGAAGCGACCGCGCGGTACGAAGCCGCACGCAAAAAGGTCCAGAAATTCATCAACGCGAAATCGTACCGCGAGGTGATTTACACGCGTAACGCGACCGAAGCGTTGAATCTCGTCGCGTACTCCTGGGGACGCGCGAACATTCACCCGGGCGACGAGATCGTGACGACCGTGTTGGAGCACCACTCGAACATCGTGCCGTGGCAGATTCTCGCGCAAGAAATGGGCGCGGTGCTCAAACACATTCGCGTGGACGACCAGGGCTTGCTCCTGCCCGAAGACATCGCCGCGCTCATCACCGAAAAAACGAAACTCGTCGCAGTGACGATGATGTCGAACGTCGCGGGCACGATCACGCCGATCAACGACCTTATCGCGCGGGCGCACGCGGTCGGCGCGAGGGTCGTCGTGGATGCGGCGCAGAGTGTGCCGCACATGCCGGTGGACGTGCAGGCGCTCGACTGCGATTTTCTCGCGTTCAGCGGGCACAAGATGCTTGCGCCATTCGTCGGCGTGCTGTACGGCAAGCGCGCGTTGCTCGAAGCGATGCCGCCGTTTATGGCTGGCGGCGACATGATTCGCGAAGTCTTCCTCGACCATTCGACCTGGAACGATCTGCCGCACAAGTTCGAAGCGGGTACGCCGGCGATTGCCGAAGCAATTGGCTTGGGCGCGGCGGTGGATTATTTGACCGCGCTCGGCATGGACAATGTGCGCGCGCACGAACGCGACCTGGTCGCATACGCGCTCGACCAGATTAGCGCGCTCGATCACGTGCGCGTAATCGGTCCACATGATCCGAACCAGCGCGGCGGCGTCGTTGCGTTCAGCATCCCGGAAGCGCATCCGCACGATGTCGCGACGATTTTCGATCGCGAAGGAATTTGTGTACGCGCCGGGCACCACTGCGCGATGCCGCTCCACGATTTTTTCGGACTCGCCGCGACCACACGCGCGTCATTCTACATCTACAACATTCCTGAAGAAGTAGACAAACTCGTCGAGACGCTGAAAAAGGTCAAGACGATTTTTAAGGGGTAA
- the sufB gene encoding Fe-S cluster assembly protein SufB yields MTEANKPTFDIGSSGSEYKEKYGFYDPEKYVFKAKKGLSREVVEEISWMKSEPEWMRDFRLRALETFYKKPMPQWGGNLNDIVFDDIYYFLRATDKSERSWDQVPEDIKRTFDRLGIPEAEKKFLAGVGAQYESEVVYHNIQDSLKKQGVIFLGMDQGLAEHPDIVKKYFGTVIPLADNKFAALNSAVWSGGSFIYVPPGVHVEMPLQAYFRINAKNMGQFERTLIIADEGSYVHYVEGCTAPTYSSDSLHSAVVEIVINKGARVRYTTIQNWSSNVYNLVTKRAVAYQDATMEWVDCNLGSKLTMKYPSVYMMGEGAHGEILSVAFAGKGQHQDAGGKVVHAAPNTSSLITSKSISKDGGRTSYRGLLKVYPGCDGVKSNVRCDALLLDEDSRSDTYPYIEVDEDNVQIGHEASVSKIGEEQLFYLMSRGLSEAEASTMIVSGFIEPIVKELPMEFAVEMNRLISLQMEGSVG; encoded by the coding sequence ATGACAGAAGCGAACAAACCAACGTTTGATATTGGCTCGTCAGGTTCAGAGTACAAAGAAAAATACGGATTCTACGATCCGGAAAAATACGTATTCAAAGCGAAGAAAGGGTTGAGCCGCGAGGTCGTCGAAGAGATTTCGTGGATGAAGAGCGAACCGGAATGGATGCGCGATTTTCGTTTGCGCGCGCTCGAAACATTCTACAAGAAACCGATGCCGCAATGGGGTGGCAACCTCAACGACATCGTCTTCGACGACATTTACTATTTCCTGCGCGCGACCGACAAATCGGAACGCTCGTGGGATCAAGTGCCCGAAGACATCAAGCGCACGTTTGACCGGCTCGGCATTCCCGAAGCGGAAAAGAAATTTCTCGCCGGCGTGGGCGCGCAATATGAATCCGAGGTCGTGTACCACAACATCCAGGACTCGCTCAAGAAACAAGGCGTCATCTTCCTGGGCATGGACCAGGGACTGGCTGAACATCCGGATATCGTAAAGAAATATTTCGGCACGGTGATTCCGCTCGCCGACAACAAATTCGCCGCGCTCAACAGCGCGGTGTGGTCGGGCGGCTCGTTCATCTACGTCCCGCCGGGCGTACACGTCGAGATGCCCTTGCAAGCGTACTTTCGCATTAACGCGAAAAATATGGGGCAGTTCGAACGCACGCTCATCATCGCGGACGAAGGGTCGTACGTACACTACGTGGAGGGCTGCACCGCACCTACCTACTCCAGCGACTCGTTGCACAGCGCGGTCGTCGAGATTGTGATTAACAAAGGCGCACGCGTGCGCTACACGACGATCCAAAACTGGTCGTCGAACGTCTACAACCTCGTCACCAAACGCGCGGTCGCGTATCAAGACGCGACGATGGAGTGGGTGGACTGCAACCTGGGTTCCAAGTTGACGATGAAATATCCCAGCGTCTACATGATGGGCGAAGGCGCGCACGGCGAAATTTTGTCGGTCGCCTTTGCGGGCAAGGGACAACACCAGGACGCGGGTGGCAAAGTCGTTCACGCCGCGCCAAACACGTCGTCGCTCATCACGTCGAAATCCATCAGCAAGGACGGTGGACGCACCTCGTATCGCGGTCTGCTCAAAGTGTATCCTGGGTGTGACGGCGTCAAATCGAACGTGCGTTGCGACGCGTTGTTGCTCGACGAAGACTCGCGCTCGGATACGTACCCGTACATCGAAGTAGACGAGGACAATGTGCAAATCGGACACGAAGCGAGCGTGTCGAAAATCGGCGAAGAGCAACTGTTCTACTTGATGTCGCGCGGGTTGAGCGAAGCCGAGGCATCCACGATGATTGTCAGCGGTTTTATCGAACCGATCGTCAAGGAATTGCCGATGGAATTCGCGGTCGAAATGAACCGCCTCATCTCGTTGCAGATGGAAGGCTCGGTGGGATAA